AATCCGCTTACTTGCGGCAGCCCTCACCTCTTCCAGGATGCCAGCCGACATAAATCCTCATACCCTGGTCGGTGCTCAAATTATGAAGCCACAAAGCCCGCTTTCCGTCGGGTTTGGGATCGTGACGACAACATCACCCCGCACCATGAACTGATGTCGGCCTCCTGAAAACGGTCCCTCAAAGCCCAGAATTCGCAACCCACGGATCAGCTCCCGGCGACTGATCGGCCCCCAGCGCGGCATCAGCCCGCTTTCTTCACTTTCACCGCAATTTTCCCGAGTGGCGGAACAGCCAGACCCTTAGCTACCCGCACCAGCACCCATTCCTCTACTACCTCGGCGAGCTGATTCCGGCACGCCTCAAACGTCTCACCGGTGGCCAGCACGCCTCGCAGGCGGGGAACTTCTCCGTAGAAGGTGCCGTCCTCCAACTTGTCGTAACGCGCGCTTCTTAGCGCCTTCTCTAAGTATTGTCGAATCATGGTGGTTTCTCCCTGGTATTTAGCTAAGCTGCGTTGCTCGGTTGAATTTTGTAGATCCTCAGATAATGGTCCTGTGCGAGGTTCGCAGACGCAATTCCGTATAGAGTAGCAGGCCCGGGCCATTCTCCCATGGAATCAAGAAAGGTCGCAGACCGGTCCCTGAAGAAGTCGCTTCGCAGTTTCAGATGTGTTCCTTCCCTGAGGCCAAAGACCTCCGAGAGGCCATTCCGAGGATTCGCTAGATAACCTGCGAGCTCTTTATCGGTTAGGTACACCAGGTACCGGCCGATCTGCCAGGGCAACTTGAGCAGCCGGACGAAATCGGCAAAAGTTGCACCAGCCTTCTGAGGCATCGGCTGATTTGTCCCTCCTGGATTTGCTCTGTCGTATTTAAACTCAATCGCGATCTTAGGCGACCGGTCAGCACCCACAATAACCGTGTCGATTCGCGCGCGTCGGATCGAAGGGTGCGGGTACTCCAAAACAACCTGCTCAGGGCGCACATCGGTCCGTAGTAATGCGGCGAAAAACGTGTAGCGGACACTATCCTCCGTGGTTAAAACGCCCACATCAAAACGGTGCCGCAGAAGCCCCAGAAATTCCCTAACGGCATTTAGCATCAAAGCTTTCATTGTCGCTGACATCTTTCCCTTAGAAGCAATCGACGGATCCGGTCAATCCTGCCTTCGAGGCCGCAGGAGGCGCTCGGCTGCCATGCCAAAGGGAATGAGCCCGAGGGCTGCGCCTGCGGTTCGGACGGCCTCCCACCCATACTGAGTGTGCTCACGTCCCAGGAGCAGGCGGTAGGCCGGGAGCCGACCCCAGTCATCACGAACGATGATGGCATGAACCCTGGCGAGCCCGCCCTGAGAGCACGCCTCGTTGGGGAAAATATGGGGACGGAGATCCAGTGAGGTGAGCTTCGCGAGGACCTCCCTTGCCCTTGGGCCCACGAGAGTGAAGGCTGATATAGCCGAGGTCACGTCGGTCAGGTGAGCGCAGCCCACCGCCTGGCTCAGCGTCTGGAGCATAGCCTCAGCGACAGATCCCTGGCGTCCCGGCGGGGTAAGGATGAGGTAGTGATCGGGCCTGAGACGAAGAACTGAGAGTTGAGCGTGAGAACCGAAGCCGTCCAAGACCCGCTCGACCTCGCGCCCCTTGAGATCCAGCTTCCCGATCGCGCTCACATCCTGGAGCCCAACGCCTTGCCTCACCTTCTCGGCCTCTACGTCAGGGTCGGCGAACGCCTCCACGAGGCGCCACTCCCCGTCCTCCACCCACCGCGCGCCGAGGCCCTGATGCGCGCGGTAGAGGGCGCTGACCTTGAAGGGACGGAGAAGCGACGTCGCCACGGGCTAGCTCCTGAGGCGCTTCCCGTCCGGGTCATAGAACGGCTTTGTCACCAGCCGCCCGACGTGGATCCGGCCCTCAGATCTGATCCGAAGCTCGCCCCCGGCCACAGCCATCTCGGGCGGCACCCAGGCCATCCCGATGGTGCGGCCGAGGACAGGGCTCCACTTGGCGCTCGTGACCCGCCCCACAGGGAAGCCGTCAGCCACCACCGCGTCGCCTTCGCCGGGGACCGTCGAGGTCAGCATTTCAAAACCCACCAGCCGCTGACGCAGCCCTCCGGCCCTGACGCGTGCCAACGCGGCCCGGCCGATGAAGTCTGGCTTGTCCAGCTTCACGACCCAGCCCATGTCCACCTCCAGGGGATTGCTGAGGGCGTCGGTGTCGTGGCCCGGGATAATGTGGAGCTTCTCCAACCTGAGCACCCGCTGAGCTTCCACGCCAAAGGGGGCGATGCCGAACTCCCTACCGGCCTCCATCAACGCCTCCCAGAGGTACTCCCCATACTCTGCGGGGAAATGCATCTCGTACCCCAGCTCTCCCACGAAGCCAATTCTCAGGATGAGGACCGGGATTCCCGCGACCTTGCCCTGGACCGCGGCCAGATATGGGAGCGCCTCGGGGGAGAGATCGAGGTCGGTGAGTCGCGCGAGCACCTCCCGGGACTTGGGGCCGGCCAGGTTGATGGCAGCGAGGCCGCCGGTTACGTCAGTCACGTGGACGCAGCGATCGCTGCCGGCGAGCCACCAGTTGAGCCACTCCTCCACCATCTCGAGGCTCCCGCTCCCCGTAGTGAGGAAGAAGTGGTCCTCGCCAAGGCGAGCCACTGTCCCGTCATCCAGGATGATCCCGGCGTCATCAAGCATCACCCGATAGCGGACCCGTCCCACCTTGAGATCGCTGAAGCGGTTGGGGTGGATCCAGTCGAGAAACTGAGCGGCATCCTTGCCTTTGATGT
The DNA window shown above is from Candidatus Rokuibacteriota bacterium and carries:
- a CDS encoding type II toxin-antitoxin system HicB family antitoxin, yielding MIRQYLEKALRSARYDKLEDGTFYGEVPRLRGVLATGETFEACRNQLAEVVEEWVLVRVAKGLAVPPLGKIAVKVKKAG